The DNA window aagagcagtcagtgctcttaaccgctgagccttctttctaaaaaagaaaaaaaaatttttttttttcttttataaggtctcactctgtaacccaagCAGACCTTGAACTTACTGgtaagcctcctgcctcagctttgggATTGTAGGTGTGCCCCACTGTGACCAGTGACTGTTATCTTTGGCAGTTTTCTTAGGGCAAAATACCAGACATTCTTAAGGTTAGGTCTAGAAGTGGAATCTGCTGACAGGCTGTGCACTCAACAGGATGGGAAGCTGCTGTGGTTATATTTTGAGTTCTATGGTTGCAAGCCAGGCTCTGAATTCAGttgccacccccaaccccctccccgcccctcaaCATCTGCTTCTTAGCTCTGTGGGCTTGGGTTGATGACTCAAACTCTGTGGATCAGGTTCTCTGTAAAATACCAgcactcagttggcagagtggtGGCAAGGCCAAGTGTGAACACAGGAAGAGGTCTGGGAACCTGTGCATAGGCGCTGCCCCAAGGGTGACTGAACCAGAGTCAACCCAATCACCCAGCAAGTTCATGCAGACAGGCAGTAAAAACCAACGGGGTAGAGTAAAACCAGTGGCTAGCCCAGCAACATGGCCCCTGGGAGGGAGATGCCTCTTGGGCTCTTAGAGCAGGGAGGTTCCCtaactgttgcaggaaatatctAGAGCTAACCCTGAACCAGGTGATCTCACTTGCTCAGTCTCTCAGCCTGCCAACTTGCCAACCCTGCTAGGCCACAAGGCTCCCACAAGGCCATCTCTCGGCTGCTCCCTCGTCCCAAGTTCCTCTTGCTTTCACACAACGCCCCACGCACCCCTggttagccatctcaacacctaattacccgACAGAAACAAGTCTCTTAAGCTTACAGTTAACCAATAAGATTTACGTATCAATttaatcacaatttacaagatgccaatacaataatttcagggcCAATTGATACTGGTAAAGTTTTAACACAATTATTCTAACTGTTTGATAACACCATGACAGCCAGCCTCCATTCtggtcctctctctcctcctgagacctctctctcttctcaactCCTCACTCCTCACTCAACTccttctcctgtccaatcacaagcctccactgccctaatgtgattggatgGGAAAAATCCCGCAACACCTAACCTTGGAGGTCTACACTGTAGAAGATTGGATGCCCAGGGTTTGTGTGCTCTGTATGGTCCTGTGTTACCCTAATTACCTGGCCATGAGTAGTCTAGCCCTTAGCTTCCTCCCTATAAAGTGTAAGCCACAGTTGCTTACCTTACCAGGGCTGGGGACCTGGGATAGAGCAGGATGTGGGATGTCCAAAGTGGCCCTCACTGGCACTTGCTAGAGGTGAGGACAGCTGATGTCCAGACAGTCACACAATGAATCACAGGTGCACGAGACTGTAGCTCTCATGGATGACCCTGCTTTTCTACTTAGGTCTTCAGGGGCGCCCCAGGAACTACTTCCGGAAAAGAGGGTGGGCTACAGGGGTCTCTGTGCACACTGCATCATGGTGAGGAATTTAGACGACCTGGACTTCCATCTGCCTTCACATGCCCAAGACATGCTGGAAGGCCTTCAGCGTCTGCGCTCCCTGCCCAAGCTGGCCGATGTCACACTGCTGGTCGGGGACCAGGAGCTGCCCTGTCACCGCAGCCTTCTGGCGCTCAATAGCCCCTACTTCCATGCCATGTTTGCTGGAGACTTCACTGAGAGCTTCTTGGCACGTGTGGAACTGCGAGACGTGGAGCCGGCTATGGTGGGGCAGCTGGTGGACTTCGTGTACACGGGCCGGTTGACCATCACTCAGGCTAACGTGGAGGCGCTGACCCGCTCCGCCTCACGCCTGAACTTCCCCACTGTACAGAAGGTCTGCGGCCGATACCTCCAGCAGCAGCTGGATGCTACTAACTGTCTGGGCATCTGCGAGTTTGGGGAACAGCAAGGCCTGCTAGGGGTAGCTGCCAAAGCCTGGGCTTTCCTGCGGGAGAACTTTGAGGCGGTGGCCCAAGAGGATGAATTCTTGCAGCTGGCAAGAGACCGGCTGGCTACCTGTCTGGCCAGCGACCTGCTGCAGGTACAACCGGAGCAGAGTCGGCTCGAGGCCCTGCTGCGCTGGGTGCGCCATGACCCCCAGGACCGGGCTGCCCACCTGCCCGAGCTCCTCAGCCTAGTGCACCTGGATGCCGTGCCTAGGCCCTGCGTGCAACAGTTGCTCGCCACGGAGCCACTGATCCAGGAGTCAGAGGCGTGTCAGGAGGCCCTGTCCCAGGGCCACAGTGAGGTGAGTGAGAGGCCAGGGACTTCCACCTAAGAAGTGGAGGGGAAGCCCCTGAGCCCCCACCTGAATGGAGAGAAAAGAGCGCCAACATGCCCCATCTTGCATGGCTCCCTTCTGAAGGCTGGTCCTCTGACAGAGCATCATCATCCATCTCTCAAGGGTGCCATGATCTGAGGCCCAGGGGGAGGAGCCTAGAAGTGTCTCTACCTTTAAGAAGCCCATCACTGCTGGGCAcgtggtggcacgcacctttaatgccagcacttgggagttagaggtagatgaatctctgaatttgaggctagcctggtctacagagtgagtttcaggtggCCAAGgctacctgtctccaaaagcaaaaaacaaacaaaaaagcagaccCTTTCTACACGGTGGAAAGGCCACCACTGGGAGGGTGCTAGGGGCATCGGGCACAGGCTGGCAGTCAGGAAGGACTCCCTGGAGGAGCTAGGCCTTAGAGGAGACAGGAGTtgaaaggaggaagatgaaggaaaACCATCCAGAATGATGGATAGCTGCATTGGGGTGGGCACTGTGGGATCTGGAAGCTGTCACCAAGTGCTCCTGAGAGGTTCTAGCTGAACCTGTATGGAATTCCATCTCTGCTCATGCTGGCAGCAGGCAGGTCCTAAGAGAGTGACAGGCCTGGTTCTCCAAGGGTACTCAAGAGCACTTGAGAAAGCGCTTTGTGACTAGTGAGAGACATAGCTCaccatggggtgggggtgtggacaGGGTGGGGGTGTGGACCAGGTGGggtgtggatggggtgggggtttgAATGGTGTGGGGATGTGCACCACTATGTCCAGCCtatgcagacatgcatgcacaggtactcacagatgcatacacacatgcatgtgtgcacacataccaaAGCCCACCTAGCCTCAAGCACAGGCACTGAGAGAAGACTACACGTGACCCTCAGGCTAGACAGACAACAGCTAGCCGCTCTGACCTGGCTCCTGTCCACAGGAGCTTCCTGGCCTCCCACAGAAGATGCAGGAGGTGCTGGTGGTCGTTGGAGGACGGGCGctggaggaggacgaggacggtGGTGAGGAACCCAGCCACCACACTGGGAACTTTGCTTTCTACAACACCAAGGCCAGTAAGTACCTGCCATGTTTGTCCTGGACATGAGCCATGCACCACCTTGGGGTACAGGCAGTCAGGTGTCCAGTGAAGGGGGGCCCTGCCTCCATAAGGTTGAGTTTTGGATCTTACCAGAATTGCAGAGGAGCCTGGTGGCCATAGGGAGGAGGGTGGGAATACTGTCAGTCCACTTCCCTCTGGTAGGAGCTCCACCTCTGGTTTTTCTTAGGTTTTTTGCTGGGACCAAAGGACCCAGCCCAGATAGTACTATTATGGGTAAATGTCTTCCTAGCCCATCAATTGCTCTAGGTTCTCCTGCCCTATGCATCCAGTGTAGGAACCAAGGCTCTAGGGGAAAATAAGAGGGTGCAAACAGCCCAGGAGTGAGAGTTTGGGTTTTCTGGGTCAgctcaaattgggatccagttTAGCCCTGGAACAAGTCATCTAGCCTCCCTAGATATGTCTTgatttttctcatctgtgaaatgggttcCTCATGCCTCCCCTCCATGGTTGTAAGGGAGCCTGGGGAAGGGGTAGTTGGGCACCCCGTAGGCCCTCTCCCCAGGAGAGCTCTTGGGAAAGTGCTGATGAGGGCCGGTTGTCTCCAGGGCCGAGGCAGGTCGCCAGCACCACCGCATCAGCTCTGGCGGGCTGGAGGAAGACCAAGGCCAGAGGTCCAGGTCAGAGGCTTATAGTGGGGATTTGGAGTTGACGTCAGGAGAGAGCAGCTGGCTGGCAACAGTGGCCTGCCGATTGCTGCGCCATCCTCATCCTGGGGTGACACAGACATGAATCAGGGGACACTTCGTTCCTACCCATGGTTGCCAGGCTCTCGACTCACCAGGAGACCTAGAATTCTACATGTTCCCAAAGTGTCATAAACAGTCAACAGTCCAGGGGACTTCCCCAAAGCCTTGTCTCCCACAAACACTTGCAAGGAGTGTCCATTCACAGGATTCAAGTTTCCCACGCCTATGGTCTCATGATGGTTTCATTCCAAACATTCCCCATCACTCTGTCCCTCACAGTGAGAACGGCTTAACACCCACCGTGGTGGGCGTGTCCCATGCATCATTCATCTCATGcctttttaaatttgtgttttacacttatttattgaTATGGGAGGGAGGAATGTGTGCCATGGTGCACAGGTGGGAATCAGGACAACTCGTGGGAGTCGGTCAGTCTCCTATCACTTGGCATCCAGAGATCAGACCATCAACCTCCATGGCAAGTGCTGTTGCtggctgaatcatctctctggcCCAGTTCATCCCCATTCTATAGACAGGGAAACCAAGGCTGGACCTTGTCTAAATTCACACAACTGGCACACACAAGGCAGGACTTGGACTTCACTCTACTGCTGCAAGGCTGGTATCTCACTCTCTGTATCCCTTGACTGCCTTGGAAATGGAGAGAGGCTTGGGATAGACACATGAATGGAGGAGTGAACGAGTGTGTTACTACCTACTAGTCATGCCCACACACAGTTGCTACCTTCGGGTCAGTGCAGTGAGCTTCAGGTCAGAATGACAAGAGCCTGCAGATCCTGGGCTACACTTGTCTAGGCTGGGCCCCCAGCCTGGTACTGTGGGGGAGTATAATGAGCAGGATACTCCAGGCTGACTCTACCGTCATCACCCTTTTTTGTCACTGCTAGTGAGGGGGACGTTTCTACAGCCAGTTCCTGAAAAAGACACCAAGACAATGGCATAACCACTCTgaccccctgcctctctctcctctccagggCAGTGGATGGCACTCCCGGACTTCCCTGATTACCACAAGTGGGGCTTCTCCCTGGCAGCACTCAACAGTGATGTTTACGTCACAGGTGTGTggcccagagctcctagggacatCCTGATTGACTTGATAGAAGACGGGGCCCTCACATCAACTCTCCCACCCAATAGGATCCTTGGAGGTCTCCTAAGACCTTCCAGCCCTTTCTACACCTCTGAAAGTGACGGATCTCCAGAGGTAGAGATGGGAGGGTCAGAAACTGAGGGACATCCTTGCCTATATATAGCAAGCTCGGGGCcagcctgactcaaaaacaagtaaaaaccgaaataattttaaaacagatgAATAAGTTTAAAAAGCAGAGTCCACTGACAGGTGCTAGGAGCCACCACTGTGTATACTGAACTTCTCTCTGACAGGTGGCTCACGGGGCACCAAAACAGATACCTGGTCGACCACCCAGGCCTGGTGCTTCCCACTGAAGGAAGCTATCTGGAAGCCTGTGGCACCCATGCTGAAGGCCCGTACGAACCATGCCAGTACAGCGCTGAATGGAGAGATCTATGCCATCGGTGGTGAGACTGTCCTCCCTAGCACCATACATACCCCTTATTCCTAGAGCCACAGGTCCCCCACCCCAGGTCATCACTGGATGCTACTAGGGAGATCTCTCTGCCTTTAGGGGTCAGTGAGCCCAATGCTGATAGTTCTCAGAACCCCTGGCTGGGGCATCCCGGGTAGCCAGGAACTAGCCAGCCCCTGGTTTCCTATCCTGGAGGACTCAGAgcctccaggccagccagaatgatcacacacacacagaaactagGGACTCAGCCCTCAGTTCAGGGTCACTGCAAGCCTCTGAGGTGACTGACCCACAGCGACCTCTGCGTTGCTACCGGCTTCACGCGTCATCATCCGGACAACCCGGTGCCAgttatgaatattaaaataagacTCACGGGCAGCCTGGAAGCCACTTCTAGTGTCTAATAGATGGGGGGGGGGCCCCCTTCTCAAAGAATTGCTGTGTTTCTGACCAGAAAGCAAAGAACATACCTACTCTCTAAGTCCCAGGCACCATGGGGACCCCAGGGTCTCACAGAAGCTTAGGCTAGGAAACATGTGTCCCATAATAAGTTCTCAATTATGGAATACCCATTCCCCTTGGGGGATTACACCATAGTCTTATGCCTTACAACCTGCTCTCCCAGAACTGGCCCGAGGGACCAGTGCTCAGCATCCCACCTGCATCCCACCTCTTGGTGTGGTCTTGGATAAGCCCTGCTGCCTATCAACAGGACCCAGGTCACAGAATCCCAAGGTCCTACCTCCTCCATTCACCCTCACTTTCTGGGGCTCTAGAGCCATACTTGCCGCCTCTGAACCCCCAGACCTATGCCTAGACCCCAGTGCCCTGATACTGCCAGTTAAGACATCCTCTCACAGGCACCGCCCTGGACGCAGTGGAGGTAGAGCGCTATGATCCCTACACGGACAGTTGGGCTCCCGTCGGCCCGGCGCCCAAGTATGTCAGCAACTTCTCAGCTGCTGGCTGCCAAGGCCGCCTCTACCTGGTGGGCTCCAGTGCCTGCAAGTACAACATGCTGGCTCTCCAGTGCTACAGCCCTGTGACAGGTAGGAAGGCCACCTCCCTGGTAGCCTGTATTCCTGAGGTGACAAGGTCTAGCAGTTGGAGGGAGGCCATGGTTTCTGGACTTGGCAGAAGAGAGCTACCTGTCCACCATGTGGAAATGGGGGCTGGACAGATGCAGAGGCTCAGGGGCTCCCAGCAGCCTGTGGGAATGAGGTGGCATAGTGGCCAGATCAAagccccctccctcctgcctgctATACCTCAGTGAGAGAGGTAGGCAAGGCAGAGAGGCACACTGCCCTGGGCTTAATCCATTGGCAGAGTGTGCTGTGTTTCTGGAAGCTTCGGGGTGGAGGTGTCCCCACCTCCTGGTGACATCATTTATGCATGTGCTCTGCAGATGCGTGGAGTGTCATCGCTTCACCTTTCCTGCCCAAGTACCTGTCCTCTCCACGCTGTGCAGCTCTCAATGGAGCCCTGTATCTCATCGGTGACAACACTAAGAAAGTCTATGTGTATGATCCTGGGGCCAACCTGTGGCAGAAGGTGAGCCATCCCAGGTCTCCCTCCGTTGTTCCCTGGTGGAGCTTTGCTGGACTCCTGACACCTCAGAGATGCAATAGAACGGAGGTGTGTGGAGGAGTGCCAGAGAGGCCAACAGAGAGCCAAGGCAAGCCTTCAGGCTCTCTCTAGACTATAGAGCAGCCACTGTGTCAGTGGTGATGGAGACACAGACAATGACTGTGGGTCAGTCAGGTCACTTCCCTTGAGCTCTTGTCTTCCTTCTCTGGGATCTACTCCATGCTTAGCGCTGAGCACCTCTGGGACAGCCATGGACAGAAAGTGAGAATCACTTGTTAGCCAGGAGGTAGTCAGTGTCCCACTCTGGAAGGATCAAGCCAAGCAGGTGGATCCTGCACTTAGAGTGAGGAGTAGCTGTCTCCCCAGGACCATTCTACCTTGCCCTGTTCTTCAGGACCAGGAAAGGGTGGGAATTGAGAATGCCCAGATGCCAGCCCAGGGGGCCCAGAGCCCTGGCCTTTCTCCTTAGTTCTAGGCTGGATGCTCTGGGTCAGTCCACCTACCTCAAGATTCTTAGTCCCTGATGAAATGGTGCCCCCTTTGCCCCCCAGCCACCCACCAGTCAGCCTGGTGATGGCAGCCCCACTGCATCCTCTTGCCCACAGCTGCCCTCTAGCTTCGATGTCCCACTGACCGGAAGCCCCGTTATAGTAGCCAAGAGGGTACAGAGCAAGCCCTGCCAAGGTGCTCTTCCTTGAGCCTCCCAGCTGAGCCACAGCTGGGCCAGGCTCCTAGGAGTATGGGTCCTACTTGGACTTTATCGGGCCCGCAGGCAGGGCGGCTACTTGCGGCCACCTTCACGTGGAGGCAGCACCAgccttttctggtgcatctgtCTCCTCGAAGAGAGATGCAGGGGGGGGCCAAGGCTCAACCCACACCCCATTGGAGGCAGCTCTGGACTCAGACCTCAGCAACCTACTTGGATTCTGTGACTCCAGGGCCTGAAGGAGCCATCCTGTTAGATGTAGGCTGGAGAGAGACCAGGGCCTCGCTGGTAAAGAGAACCTGATAGAGCCACAGTGAGCAGTGATGAGCTTTGGGATTCAGGGTCAGGTAGTGGTCCCCAGCCCCACCAAGTGTTGTGAttatgaaaagataaagaaatataagaTATATGTTCTATGGGGGAGGGGCTGTCTCAGCACCCTGAGGGACCAGACatatgatggtatagtatagaatagagtttattcagggcatggggaagggagttaagaggatagtggaggcaaagaaaggcagagggagggagagagtacagaagtagaggccggccatgtggggagagggagaagggaagagggaagagcccaagagggtaagagagaaacaagcaggaagcagaataagagaaagaggaggggcccgaagccccttttatagtgggccaggcctatctggctgttgccaggtaacatgaggtggagtttagacagaatgctaacaccaaGGACATCCTTGTTTCCACCCTTCCATTGTCATCCACAGGTGCAATCTCAACACAGCCTACATGAGAACGGTGCATTAGTGCCTCTGGGTGACCTGCTGTATGTGACGGGTGGCCGCTGGCAAGGCATGGATGGAGACTACCATGTGGAGATGGAGGCCTACGACACTGTAAGAGATGCCTGGGCCCGCCATGGCTCTCTACCCCGTCTCTGGCTGTACCATGGGGCCTCTACCATCTTTCTGGATGTCTCCAAATGGACACAGCCCTTCATCCCCACTGCCCCTCAGGAGCACTAGGGAGGGAGGAGTTCCTGGCTCTGCTCCTCATTGTCCTGCACAATGCCACCCCCCCCCATGTGTGTCCTCTGTCTACTGTGAGTTGCTGCCCCCTCCAAGGCATGGGCTGGGCTCAGTATCAGATGACACAGCTCTGGGGCTAGCAACTTTGTCACCAGTTGTAAGAGCAAGCGAGACCCTGACACTCAGCTCACACAGTGGAGGAGAGGGCTCTGCTGTCCCTGAAGACCCCAGAGAAAGAAGCTAAGGGGTCCTGGACTATACCCTCAGGGAAAACAGGCCCCGTGGTGGCAGTTCTTCTTGCTCTACCTACCGTGGTTTGGGGGGAGTGGGGAGCTGTGCAAATGGGGAGTTAAAATGGAATACCCCAACATTGAGCCAGGGCCTCAAGCTTGGAGGCCCAGCCTAGAGCAGGCCATGCCATGCTCTTTGACCATGTCCAcagcttcctctctcccctctttcctcaGATTCCACATTCGCCCCACATGGGGTGGCTGGATGAAGGCTGGGCTCTCCCCATCTCTAGCCTCTGTGTGTTGGCACTGTGTTTACATAGCTGCTTCTGGGAGGAAGGTGGCTCTGCTCCACCATGGGTACCTCTGACACCAGGAAAGCGGCCCCTGAAGAGAGGCTAGGAAGGCAGGGGATGCGGTTCAGGGCAGGAGAGTGAGACGGTAGAGGATTCTCTAGGAGATCGGTTCCCAAGCTGCCCAGTGCtaagacagttcctcatgttgtagtcaCTTTCGACCATAACACTGtcttcattgttacttcataacgataattttgctactgttatgactaAAATCAGATATGCAGGTCATCTGATAAATGAGTTAATGTTTGATATTCGGGGTATCTCACACCTGATCCCTCACCCTGGTCTGCAGGGATTCTGGGGATGGCCCTGGGGTGTGTCAAAAGCTTGCTTCCGGGGATATGCTGAGATGGGGTGGAGCTAACATCTGATGGACTCTCCTGCCAATCATGATATGATTTAACATGACTCAGACCGTGGTCTCATGAGGTCATGCATTTTTCAGTCTCCACATctctgtccctttgccctcttgcTCTCCTCCAGACGAGGCACCAGATTTGTAACCAGACAAACAATAAAGAACTAtcactgtgtgtgagcagcatGCTCTGTCTGCTACAGACTGCTGAGGACCTAGACTGTAGGTTGGGAGTTGGTCTGGCCAACACCAGCTACTAGCCCAACGAGGCTTGAGTGGCCCCCAGCTCACACTGAGTGCAGACTTCTTCTCTAGGACCAGCCCAGGGGCTCAGACTGGTTCTTGACACTACTGAGTTCTGAGGACAGGACTCCAGGCTCTGCCCTGACTTTGCAAGTCCGGATTCACTTTGCTCCCAGACCTGACTTCATGCCTGTCTTTGGGACCATTGAGCCAACTCAGAGATCAAATAGGGCAGGGGGGTAGAGATGTTACTTCTAAGAGGACAGAACTCATGCCTGGGTTCTAAATGCTCCCATGATGTTGGGGGTTTGAATAAGAgttggccccataggctcatctatatgaatgcttagtcatcagggagtagaactgtttgaaaggattagaaggattaggaggtatggttgTTAGAGAAAGTATGTTACTACAAGTAGGCTTTACGGTTTCAAAAGTCTctcatgccaggcccagtctctattggcctgcagatcaggatgtagctcttatCCCATGAAAACAATTGAGGACTCTATACCATGGGGGATGTCCTATAGTGTTTCCCTGAGCATGCAATCCTAGGGCTTTCCAAAGGCAAAGGCTGAAAGAGTGACACTGACTTTAATCAGAAAAAGGGAGTtggctaggtggtggtggtgcacgcctttaatcccagcacttgggaagcagaggcaggtggatttctgagtttgaggccagcctggtctacagagtaagttccaggacatccagagctacacagagaaaccctgtctcaaaaaaccaaaaagaaaaagaaaaagaaagaaagaaaaagggagttAGAAAGGCCACACATCCCTGGGCGAGTGTGAGTGGGGGAATCCTGGAGTAGAGAGAGACACATGGTTCTCAGCATTGCTGAATTGTGCCTAACCTGGTCATTCTGGGGTCAGTGGCATAATTGGTGTTCCAAGAGGAAAGATCTTCCAGCTAGGGAGCTGGGAGTCTAATAAGTCTCCAACTGGGGGCCAGCTTCAAGGGTATCCAGCTGGTGGAGGTGAGCTGTGGAGATCCTAGGTGCTAGCAACAACAGGGCATCCTGACCACCACCAGCTTCCAGAGACCAGGGAAGAGGCAGATGCTGAGAGAACACAGATTTAGCTACAGTgtctgggggtgtgtgtgtggaaatgTCCCTAACTCTACTGTCCCCATCTCCTGTTAGCAGCCTGACAACCACCCTCTGACCAAAGCAATCAGAACATAGAGAGGGAAGACAAAACACTGGCAGAGTATTCTAAAGCCACCGTGGGGCCACAAAGTGAGCAGGAAGAGGGACAGCCACCAGCATAACACACAGAGACTGGAGCACACCAGAcactcaagagatcctcctgtcaTGCAGGGGATGGCCACAAGGCACCCCAAGAATCATATCCCAGAATCCCTAGGAAAACAAGGACTCGGACATCTGAAGCTAGTGAGGACTTCTAGTTAGAATATAGAGTGCTCCACAGCACATAAAGCCTACAGGAGCATCCAGATCCCTCAGGAGAGCCCCCAGACCCTCCAGGAGCACTCAGAGCCTGAGGGAGCACTTAGATCCCTCAGATCCCTCCGACCCCTCAGGAGAGCACTCAGATCCTACGGGAGCACCCAGAGCCTTCAGGAGCACTTAGAGTCTGAGAGTACTTGAGCCCCCATGTCTCAGTGTtctaatgctgtgaagagacaccaggaccaaatcaatattttttaatgatttacttacttatttaatgtatatgagtatactgtagctgtcttcaaacacaccagaagaaggcatcagatccccttacagatggttgtgagccaccatgtggttgctgagaatggaactcaggagagaACAGCCAGtcctcataactgctgagccatctctccagccacaaccaaggcaattcttacagAAAAAGGCACTTAATTGGGGGATTGCTTC is part of the Mus musculus strain C57BL/6J chromosome 1, GRCm38.p6 C57BL/6J genome and encodes:
- the Klhl30 gene encoding kelch-like protein 30, which translates into the protein MVRNLDDLDFHLPSHAQDMLEGLQRLRSLPKLADVTLLVGDQELPCHRSLLALNSPYFHAMFAGDFTESFLARVELRDVEPAMVGQLVDFVYTGRLTITQANVEALTRSASRLNFPTVQKVCGRYLQQQLDATNCLGICEFGEQQGLLGVAAKAWAFLRENFEAVAQEDEFLQLARDRLATCLASDLLQVQPEQSRLEALLRWVRHDPQDRAAHLPELLSLVHLDAVPRPCVQQLLATEPLIQESEACQEALSQGHSEELPGLPQKMQEVLVVVGGRALEEDEDGGEEPSHHTGNFAFYNTKARQWMALPDFPDYHKWGFSLAALNSDVYVTGGSRGTKTDTWSTTQAWCFPLKEAIWKPVAPMLKARTNHASTALNGEIYAIGGTALDAVEVERYDPYTDSWAPVGPAPKYVSNFSAAGCQGRLYLVGSSACKYNMLALQCYSPVTDAWSVIASPFLPKYLSSPRCAALNGALYLIGDNTKKVYVYDPGANLWQKVQSQHSLHENGALVPLGDLLYVTGGRWQGMDGDYHVEMEAYDTVRDAWARHGSLPRLWLYHGASTIFLDVSKWTQPFIPTAPQEH